In the genome of Euleptes europaea isolate rEulEur1 chromosome 7, rEulEur1.hap1, whole genome shotgun sequence, one region contains:
- the PBXIP1 gene encoding pre-B-cell leukemia transcription factor-interacting protein 1 — protein sequence MADNSDSRESDNNSWVIAGSEVLPVEELGVEGVEETVEEAELAKESTHAPPTDSKLPAEPPEPEEVKLKDPGVELAPSSGPAKTPGPTPLERELHLKEPSPSDVEARSAPATEETLIIHKAGPLEQRASTSSSDEEAAAERDVEGLRRRKGRDVSPAQPGGAHDRHREALENEDGGLPGTKWLLGMLALLGLGFLAFSGVIFDLEEGKSGEGPVDSLGTRRSSEGEELHPGTHGKQDWPTSPTPEPRRGAKLPRAKDEPLSQTPAKPHSLDAMGVLLDKLAKENQEIRLMQAELQAQKEELQGLLQKTEGEALEFTSQQQNLAVENSRLRESLQRETSALLAAQAELRFLQEKLRGTAGEADGARPRRHGDEEPSAERQRDQAKRPEPEIRWLRSLLASVRHDLAKVLEKAPPGDGAEGLRTELSALQQKLAGELERPGGAKPSWREAPKARRSKERTWPKRHESQEGPRPGSPEPGPTKDHRSAHKPSKAPDVGPQRPRKHQAPREAKPAKEKEPQSVGRKVKKPAEPSALWEALTRRHFRAPQGCASVAECAQQEGLEPVQKAGFLQIVQAYLAGLGWAEHYGGLAAALEGFFGSDGAFAHNRTGFAELLDEVEDVLEDLAELLGVSEEAVDDFEEVVLRQLRAAPGGRFVQRDGSAQRNPKERPREGHGRRNGREANHRGHG from the exons ATGGCTGACAACTCGGACTCGCGGGAGTCGGATAACAACAGCTGGGTGATCGCTGGATCCGAG GTGTTACCTGTGGAAGAACTCGGCGTGGAAGGTGTGGAGGAAACTGTGGAAGAGGCTGAACTGGCAAAAGAAAGCACCCATG CGCCTCCCACTGACAGCAAATTACCCGCCGAGCCTCCTGAACCAGAGGAAGTCAAACTCAAG GACCCTGGGGTGGAGTTGGCTCCCAGTTCTGGCCCAGCCAAGACTCCAGGGCCCACCCCCTTGGAAAGAGAGCTACATTTAAAGGAGCCGAGCCCTAGTGATGTCGAGGCGAGATCCGCACCCGCCACTGAGGAGACCCTGATCATCCACAAAGCAG GCCCTCTGGAGCAACGTGCGAGCACATCCAGCAGTGACGAAGAGGCAGCTGCGGAGCGGGACGTCGAGGGCCTGCGCAGACGGAAAGGCCGCGACGTGTCCCCAGCTCAGCCTGGGGGCGCCCACGACAGACACAGAGAGGCCCTCGAGAACGAGGACGGGGGGTTGCCTGGgacgaaatggctgctggggatgCTAGCCCTCCTGGGGCTGGGCTTCCTGGCCTTCTCAG GAGTCATCTTTGATCTGGAAGAAGgtaagtctggggagg GTCCTGTGGACTCCCTGGGCACCCGGAGGAGCTCAGAGGGAGAGGAGCTGCATCCTGGCACCCACGGGAAG CAGGACTGGCCGACTTCGCCCACGCCGGAGCCCAGGAGGGGCGCCAAGCTGCCACGAGCCAAGGACGAGCCACTGTCGCAGACCCCTGCCAAGCCCCACAGCTTGGACGCCATGGGGGTCCTGTTAGACAAGCTAGCCAAGGAGAATCAGGAGATCCGGCTCATGCAGGCCGAACTGCAG GCCCAGAAGGAAGAGTTGCAGGGCCTGCTGCAGAAGACCGAGGGCGAAGCGCTGGAGTTCACCTCTCAGCAGCAGAACTTGGCCGTGGAGAACTCCCGGCTGCGGGAGTCCCTGCAGCGAGAGACCTCTGCCCTCCTGGCCGCGCAGGCCGAGCTACGCTTTCTCCAGGAGAAGCTGCGTGGGACGGCGGGTGAGGCGGACGGCGCCCGACCCCGGCGGCACGGGGACGAGGAACCCTCCGCAGAACGCCAGCGGGACCAGGCCAAGAGGCCGGAGCCGGAAATCCGCTGGTTGCGGTCCTTGTTGGCGTCTGTCCGTCACGACTTGGCCAAGGTCTTAGAGAAAGCTCCACCTGGCGACGGGGCTGAGGGGCTGCGGACGGAGCTGAGCGCCCTTCAGCAGAAGCTGGCCGGGGAACTGGAGCGCCCCGGGGGGGCCAAGCCGTCGTGGAGGGAGGCCCCCAAGGCCAGGCGAAGCAAGGAAAGGACCTGGCCGAAGCGGCACGAGAGCCAGGAGGGTCCACGGCCTGGGTCCCCCGAGCCCGGCCCCACCAAGGACCACCGTTCGGCACATAAGCCCTCCAAGGCGCCAGACGTCGGGCCGCAACGTCCCAGGAAACACCAGGCCCCGCGGGAAGCCAAGCCGGCCAAGGAGAAGGAGCCCCAGAGCGTCGGACGGAAGGTCAAGAAGCCTGCTGAGCCCAGTGCATTGTGGGAGGCGCTGACCCGACGCCATTTTCGGGCTCCCCAGGGCTGTGCCAGCGTCGCCGAGTGTGCCCAGCAGGAAGGGCTCGAGCCGGTGCAGAAAGCCGGCTTCCTGCAGATAGTACAGGCCTACCTAGCCGGGCTGGGCTGGGCGGAGCACTACGGGGGCCTGGCGGCGGCGCTGGAGGGCTTCTTCGGCAGTGACGGGGCCTTCGCCCACAACCGCACCGGCTTCGCGGAGCTCCTGGACGAAGTTGAGGACGTTCTGGAGGACCTGGCCGAGCTGCTGGGGGTCAGCGAAGAGGCGGTGGATGATTTTGAGGAGGTGGTCCTGAGGCAGCTCAGAGCGGCGCCGGGGGGCAG GTTTGTGCAACGGGACGGCAGCGCCCAGCGGAACCCGAAGGAACGGCCGCGCGAGGGTCACGGCCGCCGGAACGGCAGAGAGGCCAACCACCGAGGCCACGGCTAG